The nucleotide sequence GCTGGCGAGCAGATCGCCCGGCCGCAGGTTGCAGCCGTTGCTCGTGTGGTGCGCGATCATCTGCGCGAAGGTCCAGTACATGTCCCGAAGACCGCTCTCGCTGAGCCGGAGGGGCTCGAGGCCTTCGTCGCGCATCCGGGCGGACTGCAGCCACACTTCGAGCCTGACGTCGATGCCGCCTCGCGTGCGGTGCAGGGGGTGGTCGAGGTACGGCAGCGGGGCCGGGTCGCCCGCTGGGCGCTCGAAGGGTGCCACGCGAAACGGCTCGAGGGCTTCGAGCGTGACCACCCAGGGCGAGATGGTCGTGGCGAAGCTCTTGGCCAGAAACGGTCCCAGAGGCTGGTACTCCCACGCCTGCACGTCGCGCGCCGACCAGTCGTTCAGCAGGCAGAGACCCACGGCGTGGTCCTCCGCTTCGGCAAGCGGCACCGGGTGGCCCAAGGCGTTGCCTGGGCCGACGAACAGCCCGACCTCGAGCTCGTAGTCGAGGCGCTCGGTCGGCCCGAACACGGGCCGGTCGGCGCCGTCGGGCCGCGTCTGGCCGAAGGGGCGCCGGATAGGCGTCCCGCTCGGCACGATGGACGAGGCCCGTCCGTGGTAGCCAATCGGCACGTACTTGTAGTTGGGCAACAGCGGGTTGTCGGGGCGCATCATGCGGCCGACGTTGGTGGCGTGGAACACCGACGCGTAGAAGTCGGTGTAGTCGCCGATTGACGCGGGTAGCCCGACCTCGACGTCGACCAGCGCCAGCAGCGACGCCGCCGCCCGCTCGGCGGCCGGGCTGCCGTCGACCAGCAGGCCGTGCAGGCGCCGCCGGAGCGCGACCCGATGCCGCCGCTCGAGTGCCATGAACGGACCGAGGTCGCTCGCCGCGCACGCCCGCCTCACCTCGTCGGGCACGCGGTCGATCAACCCGGCGGCGGCGGCGGCACCGAGGTCGAGCACCTGGCTGCCGATGGCCACGCCGACACGCCACGGGCCCTCGCGTCGCGCCGGTCGGATTCGGCCGAACGGCAGGTTCTGCAGGGGAAAGTCGGCGTCGTCCTGGTTCGCCGATCCCACCCAGCTGCGACGGGTCGGGTCGTGGGTCTCGTCGAGGACGATGGTCGGAAGCGTCATGAGGACTGGCCGCCGCGTGGAGCGTCAGAGGGTGAAACCGAGGGCGGTCAACTCGTCGACCGGCTCGTCAAACGAGCACGACCCGAACGAAAGGGCGAAATCCCGGCGTGCCGCCGTGATCTCGGCGATGCCGATCCGGCCGCCGCGCCAGGCGAGCGCCTCGCCGGTATCGAGAAACGCCGCCGGATCGCGTTCGTCGAGCATCGCCACGAGCCTCGAGACGAGCCGCTCGCGTCCGGCGGCCCCGAGGCCGTCGCCCCCCGCCGCCGCGAGCGTGGCGTGAGCGAGCGCAGCGCCCGCGAAGAGGTTCACGAACCCGTGCATCGGCACGATCGGGCTGTCGGGCGCCGCGCTCGTGCGCGCCTCGCGCCTGACCGGGTGATGGAGTCCGGCGGTGGCCTTGAACGCGACGCCTGCCAGCAGGGTGCCGGCCACCGCATCGGCGAGCACCGCCGACGACGGGAACGCGTCGGCGGTGAGACCTCCCGTGCGGAACTTCACCCCCGCTCCGGCGGCTCGGGCGGCGGCGAGCAGCGAGTCGAACGGCCCCGTCAGCGGGAGCTCGCAGGCGAGCGCCAGCGCCGGCGGCGCGGCCGCCCCGAGCGCCGCGACATCAGCGGCCGTCGTCACCTTCACTTCGAACGCGTCGACGACCGCGTGCGTGCCATGACGTACGTTGAACGTGCGGATGCGTTCGACGTCGGCGGCAGGCTCACCGCCGCCGAGGGCGGCGATCCGCCAGCGCGGCCCTTCGTCCCGGGTCGACCACTGGGCGGCCGCCGTGGCGACGAGCTCGTCGAGACGCGCCACTGGCACGACGAATCGCCCGAGCATCCAGGCCGCCGCCTCGCGTCGATGCCGGGCGTACTGTTCGACGGCCCCGGCCATGTCGAGCCCCGCGGGAGGAAACAAGCCGGCGTAGTCGACGATGCCGGCAAGCAGCGCGCGGAGCGCGCGACCTGACCCCCGGCTCACCGCGCCGCCTCGGCCCACGAGCGGTAGTAGTCGGGATCCTCGATGGCGAGCGCGGCCGTGCTGACCCTGAGCGGCCGGAACGTGTCGACCATCACCGCCAGTTCGTCGGTCGCCTTCTGGCCGAGCGACTGCTCGGTGCGGCCGGGATGCGGCCCGTGGGGGACACCATCCGGGTGAAGCGTGACCGAGCCGTACTCGATACCCTTGCGGCTCATGAACTCCGACGACGCGTAGTACAGCACCTCGTCCGACATCACGTTCGAGTGATTGTAGGGCACCGGCACGGCCTCGGGATCGAAGTCGTACGGCCGCGGGCAGAACGAGCAGACGACGAACCCGTCGCTCTCGAACGTCTGGTGAATCGGTGGCGGCAGGTGCACGCGCCCCACGCGCGGCTCGAAGTCGTGGATGTTGAAGGCCCACGGGTAGTAGTAGCCGTCCCACCCGACCACGTCGAACGGGTGGTGGTCGAGCACGACCTCCACGAGCTGGTGGTCCTTCTTGACGACGAGCCGGAACTCCCCCGATTCGTCGACGACGGGCAGCGTCGCCGGACGGCGGATGTCGCGTTCCGAGAAGGGCGCGTTCTCGGTGAGCTGCCCGTGCTCGTTGCGATAGCGTTTCGGCGTGCGGACGTACCCCGTGCTCTCGATCACGAGGCACCTGAGCGGCGTCGAGCCGAAGCGGTACCGGTGGAGGATCCCGCGCGGGATCACGAGGTAGTCGCCGGCGCGAAACGCCAGCTCGCCGAACTGCGTCTCGAGCACGCCCTCGCCATCGCTGACGTATACGACTTCATCACCCTGAGCATTCCGGTAGAAGTAGTCGTCTTCCCGTTCGGGCTGGGCAAACGACAGGGCGCAGTCGCCGTTGAACAGGAGCGGGATGCGGTCGGCCGTCAGGCTCCCCCCCGGCGCGAGGCGTCCCGTCCGGAAATGGCGGTGCCGGAATGCCGGGGTGGTGTCGACCTGCCAATCGAGGGCCTTGAGCAACCGCACGTGACGAACCTGCGTCGGGTGTCGCAGGTGATACACGAGCGACGAGGGGCCGACGAAGCCCTTGTTGCCGACGAGCTCCTCGTAATAGAGCTTGCCGTCGGAACGTCGGAAGACGATGTGGCGCTTTCTCGGGATCGAGCCGAGCTGATGGTAGATGGGCATGGTCGTCCGCCTCGGGTGAATCGTTGCGCGCGGGGTCAGAGGTTGCCGCGGAGGGCCTGCTCGCGTTCGATGGCTTCGAAGAGCGCCTTGAAATTGCCCTTGCCGAACCCGCGGCTGCCCTTGCGCTGGATGATCTCGAAGAACACGGTCGGCCGGTCCTGCACGGGCTTCGTGAACAGCTGCAGGAGATAGCCCTCCTCGTCGCGGTCGACGAGGATGCCGAGCGACCGGATCGTCTCGATGGCCTCGTCAATCTCGCCCACCCGGCCGGGCAGCAGGTCGTAGTAGCTGTCGGGCACCGCCAGGAACTCGACGCCGTTGGCGCGGAGGGTGCGAATCGTGGTCTCGATGTCGGCCGTCAGCATGGCGACGTGCTGCACGCCCGCTCCGCGGTAGTACTCGAGGTACTCGTCGATCTGGCTCTTGCGGCGTCCGGCCGCCGGCTCGTTGATGGGGAACTTGATGGCATACGCGTTGTCGGACATGACAATCGACATGAGCGCGCTGTACTCGGTCGAGATGTCCTTGTCGTCGAAGCTGATGAAGCGCGAGAACCCCAGCACGCGGCTGTACCATTCCGCCCACTCGTTCATGCGGCCGAGCTCGACGTTGCCGACCATGTGGTCGATGCGCAGCAGGCCGGCCTCGCGTCCCGGCACGACCCGCGCCTGATACCCGGGCAGAAACGGCCCGCGGTACCCGGCATCGGCAATGAACGAGTGGATGGTGTCGCCGTAGGTCCCGACGGCCGAACGGCGCACCGTGCCGTGGGTATCGGTGAGGTCGTGGGGCTCGACGACCCCCACCGCACCCCGGGCCACCGCCTCATGGAAGGCGGCGTCGGCGTCATCGACGAGAAACGCGATGTCACGCACCCCGTCGCCGTGCCGCAGGACGTGTTCCGCCATCGGCCCCTCCGGGCCGAGCGGCGTCGTCAAGACGATTCGGGCCTTCCCCTGCTCGAGGGCATACGAGGTGCGGTCGCGCCACCCGGTCTCGAGGCCGGCATAGGCGAACTGCGAGAACCCGAACGCCTGCCGGTAGTAGTAGGCCGCCTGCTTGGCGTTGCCCACCCAGAACTCGACGTGGTGGATGCTCCGCAACCTGAGGGGATTGTCCGGCATCGATGCTCCTTATGTCGTCATAACTTGTCATACCGGACGACGGGCGGCAAGGGGGAGGCGCGCGCCCGGTTGCAGGCCCCGGAGGAAGGTGATACTTTCGTCCAGCCTCGGTGGACAACCCGCTTGAATCGCCTGCTTGCTGAAGAGCCATCTCGCGTCGCCGCCAGACGCTCCTCGAGTGAACGGGGCCTGTGAGCGAGTCGCCGTAACTCCACCATCCGTTGGCGAGGCGGTCGTGTCGTCCTGCCGGTCTGCCCACTGCCACGGCCAGGGGCGCCGGTCCCGCCAGGGATGCGCCTGGCAGCAGAGGAGTCAGCGAGATGGGGCGGAAACTGTTCGTGGGCAACCTTCCCTACTCGGTCAGCGAGGACGAGCTGACCGAGCTCTTCGGCCGGTGTGGCGAGGTCGAATCGGTGCAGATCGTGCGTGATATGGCCACGGGCCGGCCTCGGGGCTTCGCCTTCGTCGAGATGACCACCGACGAAGGCGCCGCGCAGGCCACCTCCGAGCTGCACGACTACCAGCTGCAGGGGCGCAACCTCGCCGTCAACGAGGCCCGGCCGAAGGCGCCGCGGCCCGGCGGCGGCGGCGTCGGCGGGGGCGGTGGCGGCCGCGGCCGCGGGCCCGGGGGCGGGGGCGGCGGCGGCTCCCGCCGCCGCGAACCCCGCTGGTAGACACCTCGCGTGCCAGAACCTCGGCGGCCCGCCGCCGGGGTTCTGGCAGGTTGACTCCACTCTCGCCTGATTCCCGCCATATTCCCTGAAAATCAGCCCGGCAGCAGACTTGCATGAGGAGTAGTGTCGGGCAGCCACGTCGGCGACGCCCCCTACTGACCAACTCCTGACTGCGAGGACCGTGCTCATGGCCATGATCATCATCGACGAGTGCATCAACTGCGGCGCGTGCGAGCCCGATTGCCCGAACGAAGCCATCACCCAGGGCGAGTCGATCTTCGTGATCGACCCCGACAAGTGCACCGAGTGCGTCGGGGCCTTCGACGAGCCCAAGTGCGTGGAACTCTGCCCCGTCGACGGCTGCATCGTCATCGACCCGAACCACACCGAGACCCGCGAAGAGTTGACGGCGAAGTACGAGCGCCTGCACTGAGACGTGGCACCCCTCGGGTGCAGAGCGAAGGGGACGTGTGACGACGTCCCCTTCGTGCGTACGCGCGGGCGCTACATGCCTGGCGGCTGGAACCGTCCGTCGGCGGCGAGCCAGCCGCCGTCGACGACGAGCAGCGTGCCGGTGACGTAACTGGCGGCATCCGACAGCAGGAACACGGTCGGCCCGGCCATCTCGTCGGCCCGGGCCCAGCGGTTCAGCACGCTCTTGGCCGCGTACGCCGAATACCACGCTTCGTTGTTCTTGATCGGCGCCGTCAACGGCGTCTCGGTGACGCCCGGTCCCACCGCGTTCACCCGCACGCCGGCCCGACCGAACTCCGAAGCCGCGCCCCGGGCGAGCTGCAGGATGCCCGCCTTGGTCGCGGCATAGACCGCCTGTCCCGGCTCGACCACCTGAGATCGGATCGACGAGAAGAGCACGATGCTGCCGCGGCCTCGCGCCGTCATGACACGTCCGGCCGCTCGCAGCACGTTGAAGTTGCCCTTGAGGTTCACCCGCAGCACCCGGTCGAATTCGTCGTCGAGGTACTGGGCGATGGGCTTGCGCACGTTGATGCTCGGCGTGCAGGCCACACCGTCGAGCGTGCCGTGCTCGCCGACGATGGCGTCGACGCACGCGTCGACCTGGCGGCTGTCCGCGATGTCGACGGTCATTGCCGAACCCGCGCCCTCCTCTGCGCCGATCGCCGCCGCGGTGGCATCGGCGCCGGCCCGGTTCAGGTCGAGACATACGACGCGTGCGCCCTGGCGGGCGCACGCGAGGGCGACGGCCTCGCCGATGCCCGAGCCCGCCCCGACGACCGCGACCACTTTCCCATCCAGTCTGAACAACCCCACGTCCTTCATCGCCACTCTCCCTGAGGCCAACGATCTCTCCGCGGTCCGCGGCCGGTTGCGCGCACGACGACAGCAACCGTACGGTCCCGCGTCGACGCCAATCACGCAGCGTCGCAGCCGCCCGAGCCCGCCATCACCGCCCGGCCCGCCCGAGCGCGACGAACGCGAAAGCCACGGCCGACGTCAGTAACCCCACCATCGCCGGCGTCAGCCCCCAGAGGCCCGTTCCTCCCGTGAACAGCTGCGCGGCCACCATCAGGCTCACGCCAGTGCCGATGGCGGCCAGCGCTTCCGGCGTGCCGCCGCGCCCGGTGTTGAGCCCGACGACGATTGGCACGAACAGGCTGACGCTGAGCAGCCCGTAGAAGATGCTGAGCGCGCCGATGACGCTCGGCGAGACGATGGCGAGCAACACGCCGAGGCTGCCAGCGACGAACGCCGTGATGCGGGCGACCCTCAGCACGCGGGCGTCGCTGGCCTCGGGATTGACGTACCGCCGATACAGATCCTGCGACAGCGACGTCGACAGCATGAAGAGGATCGCGTCCGCGGAGCTGACCTCCGCCGAGAACAGCGCGGCGAGGCCGAGACTGCCGACGAGCGGCGGCACGTCGTGCATGAGCAGCGTGGGCAACGCCAGCTCGTGGTTGCCGAGCCCCGGATGCGCCGTGCGCGCGATCATCCCGAGCAACGCGGGCATGAAGGCGAAGACGAGCAGGACACCGCCGTTGGCCGCCACGCCGATCCGCACGGTGCGGTCGTCGCGCGCCCCGTAAATCTTCTGCAACAGCCCGGGCGAGACGATGAAGGCCGGCCCGAGCAACGCCAGGTACATCCACCCCGAGCGGCCCCCCTCGACGAACTGCCAGTAGTCGGGCGCTGGCAGCGTGCCGGCCCGGAACGCTTCCCACCCGCCCACCGAACCGAGGGCGAGCGGCAGGGCGAGCGAGAACCCCACCACGAGCACGACGAGCTGCACCATGTTGACCCAGGCCGAGGTCAGGAGGCCGCCGGCCACGAAGTACGTGGTCATCACGGCCCCGCCAATCAGGCAACCCAGGTACTTCGGCACACCGGCGACGACGTCGAGCACCCAGGCCAGCGCAATCAGTTGCCCGGCGAGGATCGAGAGCGTGCCCAGCCAGAGCAGCAGCGAGATCACGCCGCGCACGCTCCGGCCGTACCGGTGCTCGAGGAAGTCGCCGACCGTACGCAGGTCGTGGCTCGCGGCGACCCGACGGATGAGCGGCCCGATCCAGAACGCGAGCACCAGCGACCCGAGCCCCGCCGACCCGACCCACCACCACGCGGAGAGGCCGTCGCGGTACCCGAGCCCCGCGGCTCCCACGGTCGACCCCGCCCCGATGTTGGCCGCGAGCATCGTCGAGAACAGGAGCCCGGGGCCGAGACGGCGTCCGGCCACGAAGAAGTCGCCTGCGCTCTTCACCCGGCGGCCGATCCACAGGCCGAGGGCCACGAGGACGACCGAGTAGACGAGCAGCAGCGGGAGGTGGATGCTCACTGGCCGGCGGCAAGTGACGAGGCCGACGGGATGCTCGGCAGCCCCTTCGAGGTGAGAGCCGCCCGGACGATGGCGTCGGCCATCGCCTCGGCGGCGAGCGCGCCCACAGTGGTCGTGTTGACCTCGCCGTCGAACGTCCCCGTCGCCACGGCGAAGATGACGTCGCCGTCGCCGGCGGTGTGGACTGGGTTGATGGCGCGGGCGAAGCCGTCGTGCGCCATCTGCGCCATCTTGTTCACCTGGGCCTTCGTGAGCCTCGCGTTCGTGGCCACGATGCCGATCGTGGTGTTCTCGCCGGCGCGCGGCGGCTGGCGCAACGCGCCCGATCGCATCAGGACGCGCGCGTCGGCCAGCCCCTTGCCGTCTGGCGTGCGCACGCCGGCGATGACCTTGCCGGTGGCGGGATCGATCACGTCGCCCACCGCGTTGACGGCGACGAGCGCGGCGACGACGAGACCGTCGGGGTGACGGATCGACGCGCTGCCGATGCCGGCCTTCATCGACCGCCCCTGCCCCAGCTTGCCCACCGTGGCCCCGGCGCCCGCCCCGATGTCGCCCTGCTCGACGGGACCGTCGGTGGCCACCTGCGCGGCACGGTACCCGCAGTCGGCGGTTGGACGGATCTTCGCGTCGCCGATGCCGAGGTCGAAGAGAATGGCCGCGGGTACGATGGGCACCCTGGCGACCCGAGTGTCGTACCCGATGCCCTTCTCTTCGAGGTACTTCACGACGCCGCTCGCGGTATCGAGGCCGAAGGCGCTTCCGCCCGACAGCACGACGGCGTGGACCACCGACACGGTGTTGACCGGGTCGAGCAGGTCGGTCTCGCGCGTGCCGGGCGCGGCACCCCGGACGTCGACACCGCCGACGGCCCCCGCCTCGGTCAGGATGACCGTGCACCCGGTCGGCCGCTCGCTGAGCGTGAAGTGCCCGACCTTGATGCCGGCCACGGCGGTGAGGCCCCTGTCGTCGGGAACCGGAGTCTGCGCCGCGACCGTCAACCCGGCGGCCATTGCCACGCTCGTTCCCACCACCCACATCCGTCGCATGGCCCGTCGCCTCCCCGGCACGACCTGGGCGGGCCGAGCGCCTGCCCCTCCGGTCGATTCGCTGTCGTGAGAATCCGCGCGGGCGGATCGTATCCGATGGCCGACAGGTTGACAACGCCAGGGTCATCCGATAAACACGAGGCGCGACATGACCCCCGCCCTTCGCGATCGGCTCCTGGCCGCGGTCGACGACGCGACCGACGAACTCGTCGACTTCACCGCCGCGCTGATTCGCCAGCCGACCGTCAACCCTCCGGGCGAGGGGTACGTCGACTGCGCTCATCTCATCGGAGACCGCCTCGCCGCGTCCGGGTTCGAGGTCGAGTACCACGACGCCGACGGGCGGCCGGAACACACGCCCACGCACCCACGGCGCAACGTGATCGGCCGGCGTCGCGGTCGCACCGATCGGCCGCTCGTCCACCTGAACGGTCACTTCGACGTGGTGCCGGTCGGCGACGGGTGGACCGTGGATCCTTTCGGCGGCCTCGTGCGCGAGGGCCGCATCTACGGGCGCGGCGCCTGCGACATGAAGGCGGGCCTCGCGGCGGCCGTGTACGCCGCGGAGTCGATCCGGCGGGCAGGCGTGCCGCTCGAGGGCACCGTCGAGGTGAGCGGCACGGTCGACGAAGAGAGCGGCGGCTGGGCGGGGGCGGCGCTGCTCGCCTCACGTGGACGCGTCTCGTCACGCGAGACCGACTACGTCATCATTCCCGAGCCGCTCAATGTCGACCGCATCTGCGTCGGTCACCGCGGGGTGTACTGGTTCGAGGTGACGACGCACGGTCACATCGGCCATGGCAGCATGCCATTTCTCGGGGTGAGCGCCATCAGCCACATGGGGACGATCCTCGAAGCGATCCGCACCGAGCTCGAGCCGGCGCTCACCACGCGGCTCACCGAGGTGCCCGTCGTTCCGCCGGCCGCACGGCACCCGACGATCAACGTCAACACGATCGCCGGCGGCCAGGTCGGGCAGGCGGTGCAGACCCCGTGCGTCGCCGATCGCTGCACGGCGATCGTCGACCGGCGGTTCATCCTCGAGGAAGGTTTCGACGCGACACGCGCGGAGATCTTCGCCCTGCTCGAGCGGACACGCGCGCGGGTGCCGCACCTGCGCTACGAGGTCACCGACCTCATGGTCGTCGACCCCGTGCGCACGCCCGACGGGTCGCCGCTCGTCACGACGCTGCGCCACGGCATCGCCGACGTGCTCGGCCGCGATGCGGCGCTCGTCGCCAGCCCCGGCACCTACGACCACAAGCACTTCGCCCGCCTGGGCGGGATCGAGCACTGCGTGGCGTACGGTCCGGGCATCCTCGACCTCGCGCACCAGCCCGACGAGTGGTGCGGCATCGACGACCTCGTGAACGCGACGAAGGTGATCGCGCTCGCCATTGCCGACCTGGTAGGGACACGATGACCACAAGCCCCCTGGCCTCCCTCCTCCCCGTGCTTCGTCCGTCACCCGCGCGACGCCTCCGCGTCGCTGTGGGTGTCCTTGTCGTCCTGTGCGCGGCCGCTTCACCGCTGGCCGGCCAGTCGACCGAACGCCCCACGCGGCCGCTGCCCGAGGGGGCCGAAGCCTGGTCGCTCTTCGGCGAGCCGCTCGTGCCGCCGACGCCCTCCGCCGAGGCGCTCGCCAGCATGCACGCCCAGCTTCACGAGGCCAGAGCGGCGCTCGAGCGCGAGCCAGGCAATCCGGACGCGCTCATCTGGGTCGGCCGTCGCCTCGCCTACCTCGGGCGCTACCGGGAAGCCATCGCCACGTTCAGCGACGGCGTCGCGCGCCACCCGAACGACGCGCGCATGCTGCGTCACCGCGGTCATCGCTACCTGACGATCCGAAGGTTCGACCTCGCGAAGGCCGACCTCGCGCGCGCGGCGGCGATGGTCGAGGGGCGCGCCGACGAGGTCGAGCCCGACGGTCAGCCGAACGCACGCAATCAGCCGACGAGCACGCTGCAGTCGAACATCTGGTATCACCTGGCCCTCGCACGCTACGTCAGCGGCGAGTTCGACGCCGCCGCCGACGCGTACCGCGCCTGCTTCGGGGTCTCGAAGAACCCCGACATGCAGGTGGCCACCACCTACTGGTGGTACCTGACGTTGCGGCGGCTCGGGCGCGACGAGGAGGCCGCGCGGTTGCTCGAGCCGATCACGGAAGGCCTCGACGTCATCGAAAACCACACGTACCACCGCCTGCTGCTCGCGTACAAGCGCGGCGCCGGCGTCGACGACCTGCTGAAGTCGGCACCGGCCGGACTGGAGCGCGCGACCACCGCCTACGGCGTGGGCGCGTGGCACTTCGTGTCGGGCCGCCACGACCAGGCGGCGAAGACCTGGCGGGCCGCCCGCGAGGCCGGTTGGGCGTCGTTTGGTGCGCTCGCCGCGGAGGCCGATCTCTTCCGGCTGGAGCGCCGGTAGGGGCGGGCGGGGGTGGGAGGCTTGGTTGTTGGTTATTGGGTTCTTGGTTGTGGTTGGTGATTGGCTGATGACTGGTGAGCGGCAGTGGCGGCAGAACGGGTCGTGACGGCACGTCGGCGGCGGCCATGGCTCGAGGCGGCCGCCTTCGTGGCGCTCGCGCTCGGGCCACCAGGGTGCGCCGAGCGACCAACGCTCGTCGCCGCGGCGTCCGACCTCGCGTTCGCGCTCGACGAGATCGCCGTCGCCTTCGAGCGTCACGAGGGGCATCGCGTCGCGATCACCTACGGCTCGTCCGGCACGCTCACCCGGCAGATTCAGGACGGCGCGCCGTTTGAGGTCTTCCTGTCGGCCGACGAAGCCTTCGTCGAGCGGCTGGTCGAGGCCGACCTGACGCGTGACGGGGGGACACTCTACGCCGTGGGCCGCATCGTGCTCTTCGTGCCGACTGGATCGCCGCTCTCGGCCGACGAAGGATTCGATGGGCTGCACCGGTTGCTCGCGGCCGGCGGGGTCCAGCGGTTTGCCATCGCCAACCCGGAGCACGCGCCGTACGGGCGGGCTGCCGAGGAGGCCCTGCGCAGGCACGGGTTGTGGGAGACGCTCCGGCCGGCGCTGGTCCTGGGCGAGAACGTGTCACAGGCAGCGCAGTTCGCCACGACGGGCAACGCCGTCGGGGGCATCATCGCCTACTCGCTCGCCCTGGCGCCGGCCCTGTCCGGACGCGGCAGCTTCGCCCTGATTGACGAGGCCGACCATGCTCCGCTCAGGCAGCGCATGGTCCGGCTCGCAAGGGCCGGCCCCGTGGCCGACCGGTTCTACGCCTACCTGCAGGAGCCCGCGGCACGCGCGACGCTCACGCGCTACGGCTTCGTGCTGCCCGACTGATCGCCATGGACC is from Acidobacteriota bacterium and encodes:
- the hppD gene encoding 4-hydroxyphenylpyruvate dioxygenase, producing MPDNPLRLRSIHHVEFWVGNAKQAAYYYRQAFGFSQFAYAGLETGWRDRTSYALEQGKARIVLTTPLGPEGPMAEHVLRHGDGVRDIAFLVDDADAAFHEAVARGAVGVVEPHDLTDTHGTVRRSAVGTYGDTIHSFIADAGYRGPFLPGYQARVVPGREAGLLRIDHMVGNVELGRMNEWAEWYSRVLGFSRFISFDDKDISTEYSALMSIVMSDNAYAIKFPINEPAAGRRKSQIDEYLEYYRGAGVQHVAMLTADIETTIRTLRANGVEFLAVPDSYYDLLPGRVGEIDEAIETIRSLGILVDRDEEGYLLQLFTKPVQDRPTVFFEIIQRKGSRGFGKGNFKALFEAIEREQALRGNL
- a CDS encoding sodium:solute symporter family protein, coding for MSIHLPLLLVYSVVLVALGLWIGRRVKSAGDFFVAGRRLGPGLLFSTMLAANIGAGSTVGAAGLGYRDGLSAWWWVGSAGLGSLVLAFWIGPLIRRVAASHDLRTVGDFLEHRYGRSVRGVISLLLWLGTLSILAGQLIALAWVLDVVAGVPKYLGCLIGGAVMTTYFVAGGLLTSAWVNMVQLVVLVVGFSLALPLALGSVGGWEAFRAGTLPAPDYWQFVEGGRSGWMYLALLGPAFIVSPGLLQKIYGARDDRTVRIGVAANGGVLLVFAFMPALLGMIARTAHPGLGNHELALPTLLMHDVPPLVGSLGLAALFSAEVSSADAILFMLSTSLSQDLYRRYVNPEASDARVLRVARITAFVAGSLGVLLAIVSPSVIGALSIFYGLLSVSLFVPIVVGLNTGRGGTPEALAAIGTGVSLMVAAQLFTGGTGLWGLTPAMVGLLTSAVAFAFVALGRAGR
- the modA gene encoding molybdate ABC transporter substrate-binding protein, which gives rise to MTARRRRPWLEAAAFVALALGPPGCAERPTLVAAASDLAFALDEIAVAFERHEGHRVAITYGSSGTLTRQIQDGAPFEVFLSADEAFVERLVEADLTRDGGTLYAVGRIVLFVPTGSPLSADEGFDGLHRLLAAGGVQRFAIANPEHAPYGRAAEEALRRHGLWETLRPALVLGENVSQAAQFATTGNAVGGIIAYSLALAPALSGRGSFALIDEADHAPLRQRMVRLARAGPVADRFYAYLQEPAARATLTRYGFVLPD
- a CDS encoding P1 family peptidase; the protein is MAAGLTVAAQTPVPDDRGLTAVAGIKVGHFTLSERPTGCTVILTEAGAVGGVDVRGAAPGTRETDLLDPVNTVSVVHAVVLSGGSAFGLDTASGVVKYLEEKGIGYDTRVARVPIVPAAILFDLGIGDAKIRPTADCGYRAAQVATDGPVEQGDIGAGAGATVGKLGQGRSMKAGIGSASIRHPDGLVVAALVAVNAVGDVIDPATGKVIAGVRTPDGKGLADARVLMRSGALRQPPRAGENTTIGIVATNARLTKAQVNKMAQMAHDGFARAINPVHTAGDGDVIFAVATGTFDGEVNTTTVGALAAEAMADAIVRAALTSKGLPSIPSASSLAAGQ
- a CDS encoding YfhL family 4Fe-4S dicluster ferredoxin → MAMIIIDECINCGACEPDCPNEAITQGESIFVIDPDKCTECVGAFDEPKCVELCPVDGCIVIDPNHTETREELTAKYERLH
- the fahA gene encoding fumarylacetoacetase; its protein translation is MTLPTIVLDETHDPTRRSWVGSANQDDADFPLQNLPFGRIRPARREGPWRVGVAIGSQVLDLGAAAAAGLIDRVPDEVRRACAASDLGPFMALERRHRVALRRRLHGLLVDGSPAAERAAASLLALVDVEVGLPASIGDYTDFYASVFHATNVGRMMRPDNPLLPNYKYVPIGYHGRASSIVPSGTPIRRPFGQTRPDGADRPVFGPTERLDYELEVGLFVGPGNALGHPVPLAEAEDHAVGLCLLNDWSARDVQAWEYQPLGPFLAKSFATTISPWVVTLEALEPFRVAPFERPAGDPAPLPYLDHPLHRTRGGIDVRLEVWLQSARMRDEGLEPLRLSESGLRDMYWTFAQMIAHHTSNGCNLRPGDLLASGTVSGAEKNARGCLLELTWRGQDPITLPTGEVRRFLEDGDEVTMTARCERAGMVGLGFGRCVGRIVRGN
- a CDS encoding RNA-binding protein, with the translated sequence MGRKLFVGNLPYSVSEDELTELFGRCGEVESVQIVRDMATGRPRGFAFVEMTTDEGAAQATSELHDYQLQGRNLAVNEARPKAPRPGGGGVGGGGGGRGRGPGGGGGGGSRRREPRW
- a CDS encoding homogentisate 1,2-dioxygenase, encoding MPIYHQLGSIPRKRHIVFRRSDGKLYYEELVGNKGFVGPSSLVYHLRHPTQVRHVRLLKALDWQVDTTPAFRHRHFRTGRLAPGGSLTADRIPLLFNGDCALSFAQPEREDDYFYRNAQGDEVVYVSDGEGVLETQFGELAFRAGDYLVIPRGILHRYRFGSTPLRCLVIESTGYVRTPKRYRNEHGQLTENAPFSERDIRRPATLPVVDESGEFRLVVKKDHQLVEVVLDHHPFDVVGWDGYYYPWAFNIHDFEPRVGRVHLPPPIHQTFESDGFVVCSFCPRPYDFDPEAVPVPYNHSNVMSDEVLYYASSEFMSRKGIEYGSVTLHPDGVPHGPHPGRTEQSLGQKATDELAVMVDTFRPLRVSTAALAIEDPDYYRSWAEAAR
- a CDS encoding SDR family oxidoreductase — translated: MKDVGLFRLDGKVVAVVGAGSGIGEAVALACARQGARVVCLDLNRAGADATAAAIGAEEGAGSAMTVDIADSRQVDACVDAIVGEHGTLDGVACTPSINVRKPIAQYLDDEFDRVLRVNLKGNFNVLRAAGRVMTARGRGSIVLFSSIRSQVVEPGQAVYAATKAGILQLARGAASEFGRAGVRVNAVGPGVTETPLTAPIKNNEAWYSAYAAKSVLNRWARADEMAGPTVFLLSDAASYVTGTLLVVDGGWLAADGRFQPPGM
- a CDS encoding acetylornithine deacetylase/succinyl-diaminopimelate desuccinylase family protein, encoding MTPALRDRLLAAVDDATDELVDFTAALIRQPTVNPPGEGYVDCAHLIGDRLAASGFEVEYHDADGRPEHTPTHPRRNVIGRRRGRTDRPLVHLNGHFDVVPVGDGWTVDPFGGLVREGRIYGRGACDMKAGLAAAVYAAESIRRAGVPLEGTVEVSGTVDEESGGWAGAALLASRGRVSSRETDYVIIPEPLNVDRICVGHRGVYWFEVTTHGHIGHGSMPFLGVSAISHMGTILEAIRTELEPALTTRLTEVPVVPPAARHPTINVNTIAGGQVGQAVQTPCVADRCTAIVDRRFILEEGFDATRAEIFALLERTRARVPHLRYEVTDLMVVDPVRTPDGSPLVTTLRHGIADVLGRDAALVASPGTYDHKHFARLGGIEHCVAYGPGILDLAHQPDEWCGIDDLVNATKVIALAIADLVGTR